In the Leptospira sp. WS4.C2 genome, one interval contains:
- a CDS encoding PIN domain-containing protein has product MKDKVFLDTNIILYQFSNDTSKKNRAIDILDEATKSSKYTISYQVIQEFSNVALNKNKGYFSTNELKTYIKDILMPLCKFYPGPSFYIDSLKLKEKYRYTYYDTLIIAAALELKCTKLFSEDLQANQKIESLEIINPFKK; this is encoded by the coding sequence ATGAAAGATAAAGTTTTTTTAGATACCAATATCATTCTTTACCAGTTTAGCAATGATACATCCAAAAAAAATAGAGCCATTGATATCCTAGACGAGGCCACAAAGTCTAGTAAATATACGATCAGTTATCAAGTGATTCAGGAATTTTCGAACGTTGCTCTTAACAAAAACAAAGGATATTTTTCAACCAACGAATTAAAAACCTATATCAAAGATATCCTTATGCCTTTGTGTAAATTTTATCCAGGACCTAGTTTCTATATTGATTCCCTTAAACTTAAAGAGAAATACAGGTATACTTATTATGATACATTAATTATTGCTGCAGCTCTGGAGTTAAAATGTACAAAATTATTTTCTGAAGACCTTCAAGCGAATCAGAAAATCGAAAGTTTAGAGATTATAAATCCTTTCAAAAAATAA
- a CDS encoding antitoxin yields the protein MKNVTFRVEDDRLVEKAKLKAMSINRSLNDLFVEWLKNFSNDNNDDFDYKKYLAKFKHIKIEKKFSRDEMNER from the coding sequence ATGAAAAATGTTACGTTTAGAGTAGAGGATGACAGGCTTGTTGAAAAAGCAAAATTAAAAGCGATGTCCATAAATCGGTCATTAAATGATTTGTTTGTTGAGTGGTTAAAAAACTTTTCGAATGATAATAATGATGATTTTGATTATAAAAAATATCTCGCCAAGTTCAAACACATCAAAATTGAAAAAAAATTCTCACGTGACGAAATGAATGAAAGATAA
- a CDS encoding restriction endonuclease, which produces MKIPTYDEMMNPLISALKELGGSGTIDEINEKVFGIMELPNDILEIPHGDKGSRSEVEYRLAWTRTYLKRSGLLENSSRGVWSLTSESKNADQLNTKDIVNLVRSLSKAERKEKTENEDFDINDLDAPEEFRNWRNDLKNILFEIKPDAFERLFKRILRESGFHQVEVTGKSGDGGIDGKGIFRIAGFISFNVLFQCKRYRDKSVTASDVRDFRGALQGRADKGLFVTTSSFTRDAIREATRDGAPPIDLIDGDALIDKLKELQLGLEIEIVEKIEINKEWFKDL; this is translated from the coding sequence ATGAAAATTCCAACTTATGATGAAATGATGAATCCTCTTATCTCTGCATTAAAAGAATTAGGAGGCTCTGGAACTATTGATGAAATAAACGAGAAAGTATTTGGCATAATGGAATTACCAAATGACATTCTTGAAATTCCGCATGGTGATAAAGGATCTCGTAGTGAGGTTGAGTATCGCCTAGCTTGGACAAGGACTTACCTTAAACGTTCCGGATTGTTGGAGAATTCATCAAGAGGTGTTTGGTCACTTACAAGTGAAAGTAAGAATGCCGATCAATTAAATACCAAAGATATTGTAAATTTAGTAAGGTCACTCAGTAAAGCAGAGAGAAAAGAAAAAACAGAAAACGAGGATTTTGATATTAATGATCTTGATGCTCCCGAAGAATTCAGAAATTGGAGAAATGATTTAAAAAACATTCTTTTTGAAATCAAACCTGATGCATTTGAAAGATTATTCAAAAGAATCCTTAGAGAATCTGGTTTTCACCAAGTAGAAGTAACAGGCAAGAGTGGTGATGGTGGAATCGATGGGAAAGGTATATTTAGAATTGCTGGATTTATAAGTTTTAATGTGTTATTTCAATGTAAAAGATATAGAGATAAATCAGTCACTGCTTCTGATGTTCGTGATTTTAGAGGAGCTTTACAGGGGCGAGCTGATAAAGGTTTGTTCGTAACTACAAGTTCTTTTACCAGAGATGCTATTAGGGAAGCAACTCGAGACGGGGCTCCGCCGATTGATTTGATTGATGGAGATGCATTAATAGATAAATTAAAGGAACTTCAGTTAGGTTTAGAGATTGAAATTGTTGAAAAAATTGAAATCAACAAAGAATGGTTTAAGGATCTTTGA
- a CDS encoding arylesterase, whose protein sequence is MSRKIFLEESEFLNQNGRMRVKTLWTLLSISTLVFLVLDCGGQIQEKPIAGCERISGTPGPEDLDLIRETSTVIVSSHERRNGLKDIGALFEVSLQDTNQKLESKKIETNYPNNFRPHGISYAKVNGVDTLAVISHTLEDEIPHTIEIFERSKVGKWSHTKTLSDPTLTSPNDIFMNEEGEIFASNDNGTSNALRKYWDMIIRSARADIAYYDGKSFQALEVPVLLGNGIYVRKKGNEEVLYRSVFAEKAIRVYQVDRTAGKINLKYLESIAIGAGPDNIMEDEKGMLWLAAHDSTYKFIRHVMNKNNLAPTRVFKINPDNKEVTEVYANEGAEISAGSTGLVFKNKLLISQVFEDFLLVCPRP, encoded by the coding sequence ATGTCCAGAAAGATTTTTCTGGAGGAATCTGAATTCCTGAACCAAAATGGTCGGATGCGCGTAAAAACCCTATGGACTCTCCTTTCCATTTCCACCCTCGTTTTCCTAGTTTTGGATTGCGGTGGCCAAATCCAGGAAAAGCCGATCGCCGGCTGTGAACGAATTTCTGGAACTCCCGGCCCTGAAGATTTAGATCTCATTCGAGAAACGTCTACTGTCATTGTTTCTTCCCATGAACGTCGCAATGGTCTGAAAGATATTGGAGCTTTATTCGAAGTTTCGCTTCAAGATACCAATCAAAAATTAGAATCCAAAAAAATAGAAACCAATTATCCAAACAACTTTCGTCCGCATGGAATTAGTTATGCGAAAGTGAACGGTGTGGATACATTAGCCGTAATCTCACATACCTTAGAGGATGAAATTCCTCATACCATTGAAATTTTTGAACGATCTAAAGTCGGCAAATGGTCCCATACAAAAACATTAAGTGATCCCACTCTCACAAGTCCGAACGATATCTTTATGAACGAAGAGGGTGAAATTTTTGCATCCAATGACAATGGAACAAGCAATGCCTTACGTAAGTATTGGGATATGATCATCCGCAGTGCTCGTGCCGACATCGCCTATTATGATGGAAAATCTTTCCAAGCATTGGAAGTTCCCGTCCTCCTTGGAAATGGAATTTATGTTCGTAAAAAAGGAAACGAGGAAGTATTGTATCGATCTGTGTTTGCAGAAAAAGCCATCCGCGTCTACCAAGTGGATCGCACTGCGGGAAAGATTAATTTAAAGTATTTGGAATCCATAGCCATTGGTGCGGGACCAGATAACATTATGGAAGATGAGAAGGGAATGCTTTGGCTTGCGGCCCATGATTCTACTTATAAATTCATTCGTCATGTTATGAACAAAAACAATTTAGCACCCACTCGTGTTTTCAAAATCAATCCAGATAACAAAGAAGTAACGGAAGTGTATGCCAATGAAGGTGCAGAAATTTCAGCAGGAAGCACTGGCCTTGTTTTCAAAAATAAACTTTTGATTTCCCAAGTGTTTGAGGATTTTCTTTTGGTTTGCCCAAGGCCATAA
- the sixA gene encoding phosphohistidine phosphatase SixA, giving the protein MKIILVRHGEAENATPTISDTQRELTDKGVSDIHKIGRFIKNSALAVKQVYYSPYLRTKHTAEILSEELKYGGEMLASDDLAAGKGCSDIISCLVNFSNSDTVLLVGHNPDITYFAARLLGNSSVAENLIFQPGSTIAINVAREKFAHGQIIWAISPDNLGI; this is encoded by the coding sequence ATGAAGATCATTTTGGTTCGTCACGGTGAGGCTGAAAATGCAACTCCTACCATTTCCGATACCCAGCGGGAACTAACAGACAAAGGTGTAAGTGATATTCATAAAATCGGAAGGTTCATTAAAAACTCTGCACTAGCAGTAAAACAAGTTTATTACAGTCCTTATCTTCGAACCAAACACACAGCAGAAATCCTTTCAGAAGAATTAAAATATGGTGGGGAAATGTTGGCATCTGATGATCTAGCTGCCGGTAAAGGTTGCTCCGATATTATCTCTTGTTTAGTAAATTTTTCCAATTCCGATACAGTATTGTTAGTCGGTCACAATCCAGACATTACCTACTTTGCAGCAAGACTGCTTGGAAATTCGAGCGTAGCTGAGAACTTAATTTTCCAACCAGGTTCCACCATCGCCATCAATGTGGCTCGGGAAAAATTTGCGCATGGTCAAATTATCTGGGCTATTTCTCCGGACAATCTAGGAATTTAA
- a CDS encoding RNA pyrophosphohydrolase, with protein MNDRDILRNMTDKPYRKNVGMVVFNSLGKVIVGERVQFPGSWQFPQGGIDEDEDYLDAAKRELYEELGIKKATYVTEYPDWIPYDFPNSLGLNAHLQKFRGQLQRWILFHWDGTLEECDLVHHEQEFLTIQFMEIEDTIESVVEFKRSVYEKFVPLFKSAIQNYIAEKSKSK; from the coding sequence ATGAATGATAGAGACATTCTAAGGAATATGACAGACAAACCCTACCGCAAAAACGTAGGCATGGTGGTTTTTAATTCTTTAGGAAAAGTAATCGTTGGGGAACGAGTACAATTCCCAGGTTCTTGGCAGTTCCCTCAAGGTGGCATCGATGAAGATGAAGATTATTTAGATGCCGCTAAACGAGAATTATATGAGGAACTAGGTATCAAAAAGGCAACTTATGTAACGGAATATCCTGATTGGATTCCCTACGACTTTCCGAATTCCCTTGGCCTCAATGCCCACCTCCAAAAATTTCGTGGCCAACTACAAAGATGGATTTTATTTCATTGGGATGGGACCTTAGAAGAATGTGATTTGGTCCATCACGAACAAGAGTTTTTGACCATCCAATTTATGGAAATTGAAGATACTATCGAGTCGGTTGTGGAATTCAAACGATCCGTCTATGAAAAGTTTGTTCCTCTTTTTAAATCGGCCATCCAAAATTACATTGCCGAGAAATCAAAATCCAAGTAA
- a CDS encoding acylphosphatase, with product MAKSEEARARIVIRGTVQGVGFRYYILQKAQEMRLKGYTQNLPNGEVEAVAEGDKLFIEDLYRAMQRGPTKAKVKDHVIEWSDPKNQFRTFLIKK from the coding sequence TTGGCAAAATCAGAAGAAGCAAGAGCGCGAATTGTAATACGGGGTACGGTACAAGGGGTCGGATTTCGTTATTACATCCTCCAAAAAGCCCAAGAGATGAGACTCAAAGGTTATACTCAAAATTTACCCAATGGAGAAGTAGAAGCCGTTGCGGAAGGTGATAAACTTTTTATCGAAGATTTGTATAGAGCCATGCAACGAGGCCCAACCAAAGCAAAGGTAAAAGATCATGTCATCGAATGGAGTGATCCCAAAAACCAATTCAGAACATTTTTAATTAAAAAATAA
- a CDS encoding aldo/keto reductase: MKKRRLGKTGMVVSEICMGTMTFGSSCNEDEAFRILDRAYDSGIDFYDTAEIYPVPPQKSWVHRTEEIFGKWLKTKPRDGIIIATKVAGPGHGWFSPPLREGKTALDKYHIRRAIEGSLQRLGVETIDLYQTHWPDHDVAYDETMEALTELKDEGKIRYAGCSNETSFGLMKSLWTSDKHNLIRYDSIQNNFSILNRRFEDELAQVCRKEGVSLLPYSPLAGGVLTGKYNGPVPPEGSRFVRYMAEGERQKRMANRFLNENTLASTVELMAIAEKYGMSSTVLSVAWSKQHDYVASTIIGANTVAQLEESLKATDVILSEEILSEINLVSKKIQYPMG; the protein is encoded by the coding sequence ATGAAAAAACGAAGACTTGGCAAAACAGGAATGGTGGTATCCGAAATTTGTATGGGTACCATGACCTTTGGTTCCTCATGTAATGAAGACGAGGCGTTTCGAATTTTAGATCGTGCTTATGATTCCGGAATCGATTTTTATGATACCGCAGAAATTTACCCAGTCCCCCCTCAAAAATCTTGGGTTCATAGAACTGAAGAAATTTTTGGAAAATGGTTAAAAACAAAACCTCGTGATGGAATCATTATCGCCACCAAAGTGGCAGGCCCAGGTCACGGCTGGTTTAGTCCTCCCCTACGTGAGGGAAAAACAGCTTTAGATAAATACCATATCCGTCGTGCCATCGAAGGTTCCTTACAAAGATTAGGTGTAGAAACAATTGATTTGTACCAAACTCATTGGCCAGATCATGATGTAGCTTATGACGAAACCATGGAAGCCCTAACGGAATTAAAAGACGAAGGGAAAATTCGATACGCAGGTTGTTCCAATGAAACCTCTTTCGGACTCATGAAAAGTCTTTGGACTTCAGACAAACACAATCTCATTCGTTATGATTCGATTCAAAATAATTTTTCAATTCTTAATCGTCGTTTTGAAGATGAGTTAGCACAAGTTTGTCGAAAGGAAGGAGTCTCCCTACTTCCTTATTCTCCCCTTGCTGGTGGTGTACTCACAGGAAAATATAACGGACCTGTTCCGCCAGAAGGTTCTCGGTTTGTTCGTTATATGGCCGAAGGAGAAAGGCAAAAACGAATGGCAAATCGATTCCTAAATGAAAACACTTTAGCATCCACGGTAGAACTTATGGCCATCGCTGAAAAATATGGAATGAGTTCCACCGTCCTTTCCGTTGCTTGGAGTAAACAACATGACTATGTTGCTTCCACCATCATAGGTGCCAATACTGTGGCCCAACTAGAAGAATCTTTAAAGGCAACAGATGTGATTTTGTCAGAAGAAATCCTATCAGAAATCAATCTTGTTTCCAAAAAGATTCAATACCCTATGGGTTAA
- a CDS encoding histidine phosphatase family protein, with product MSLLYLVRHGQADRLGKNYDQLTEHGWKQAKLLGDYFKSQRIEFDSVYTGTLKRQKQTAQGIIESFTNDRFCIPEPIENSAWDEFDSKMWLGLAAKIRHANIDFAKIYESYKKAWEEGKEETRDYFQELIQIVLNDWVHGVWDPVEPYTFKEYVDKVSSGPKEIPENMKSTLVVSSSTPIAIMMGLSCKMSPVEFPVFMKSITNSSLSIFRRDKDHWEPVSWNNTPHLQDPDLVTLV from the coding sequence ATGTCTTTATTATATTTGGTGCGTCACGGTCAGGCAGACAGACTCGGAAAAAATTATGACCAGTTGACAGAACATGGTTGGAAACAAGCTAAACTACTTGGTGATTATTTCAAAAGCCAACGAATCGAATTTGATTCCGTTTATACAGGGACACTCAAAAGGCAAAAACAAACGGCCCAAGGGATCATCGAAAGTTTTACTAACGATCGATTTTGTATCCCCGAACCAATTGAAAATTCCGCTTGGGACGAATTCGATTCAAAAATGTGGCTCGGTCTTGCAGCTAAGATTCGTCATGCGAACATTGATTTTGCTAAAATATATGAATCTTACAAAAAAGCCTGGGAAGAAGGAAAAGAAGAAACCAGAGACTACTTCCAAGAACTCATTCAAATAGTTTTAAATGATTGGGTTCATGGAGTTTGGGATCCTGTGGAACCCTATACTTTTAAAGAATACGTAGATAAAGTTTCTTCTGGCCCGAAGGAAATTCCTGAAAATATGAAAAGCACTCTCGTGGTTTCTTCCAGTACTCCCATTGCGATCATGATGGGACTTTCTTGCAAAATGTCTCCTGTCGAATTTCCTGTATTTATGAAGTCGATCACCAACTCATCTCTCAGTATCTTTCGTAGAGACAAAGACCATTGGGAGCCTGTGAGTTGGAACAACACTCCTCACTTACAGGATCCGGATTTGGTAACCTTAGTTTAA
- a CDS encoding phosphotransferase family protein: protein MEIKELQEKVELHLSAVWRENVKVSHIHHLSGGACQDNYALDLATESGKQSLVLRTDKGGSLLSSLSKRDEFKVAELVYKAGVKTPKPVFLEETPEVIGAPFYLMEKIGGKATGRYITKDKELDSYRKTNMVSDLAKNLAKLHTVKPSIVLDEELKQKLKLVTTDNYIAIAIADLRQSLDELPEAHPAIELCLSWLENHAPSIDEIVLVHGDFRTGNFMMNVEGLQGILDYEFAHFGDRHEDIAWLCMRDWRFGRLNKEVGGFGDRKDFYEAYEKTSSIPVDPFKVTFWEIMGNVRWAIGSAQQTERHLSGKDKGIELAAIGRRTAEMEWEAMRLIEELEHAV, encoded by the coding sequence ATGGAAATTAAGGAATTACAGGAAAAAGTAGAACTTCACTTATCAGCCGTTTGGAGGGAGAACGTAAAGGTCTCTCATATCCATCATTTAAGTGGGGGAGCTTGCCAAGACAATTATGCTTTGGACTTGGCGACTGAATCCGGTAAACAATCATTAGTTTTGCGTACGGACAAGGGAGGAAGTTTACTTTCTTCTCTTTCCAAACGAGATGAGTTCAAAGTGGCCGAACTTGTTTACAAAGCAGGTGTCAAAACTCCGAAGCCAGTTTTTCTCGAAGAAACTCCAGAGGTGATTGGTGCTCCCTTCTATCTTATGGAAAAAATTGGTGGTAAGGCAACTGGCCGTTACATCACCAAAGACAAGGAATTAGATTCTTATCGTAAAACTAATATGGTGTCGGATTTGGCAAAAAATTTAGCCAAACTTCACACAGTAAAACCAAGTATAGTTTTGGATGAAGAACTAAAACAAAAATTAAAGTTAGTAACTACAGACAATTATATTGCGATTGCCATCGCTGATCTAAGACAATCGTTAGACGAACTTCCAGAAGCCCATCCTGCCATCGAACTCTGTCTCTCTTGGTTAGAAAACCATGCTCCCTCCATTGATGAGATTGTTCTTGTTCATGGAGATTTCCGAACAGGAAACTTTATGATGAATGTTGAGGGACTCCAAGGAATTTTAGATTATGAATTTGCCCACTTTGGGGATCGCCATGAAGACATTGCTTGGTTGTGTATGCGTGATTGGCGATTTGGGCGACTCAACAAAGAGGTTGGTGGTTTTGGAGATCGCAAAGATTTTTACGAAGCTTACGAAAAAACTTCGAGTATCCCAGTCGATCCGTTTAAGGTAACTTTTTGGGAAATTATGGGAAATGTTCGTTGGGCCATCGGGAGTGCACAACAGACAGAAAGACATCTTTCTGGTAAAGACAAAGGGATCGAACTGGCAGCCATTGGTCGGCGCACAGCAGAAATGGAATGGGAAGCAATGCGACTCATAGAGGAATTAGAACATGCAGTATAG
- a CDS encoding acyl-CoA dehydrogenase family protein — protein MDFEIPQEVETLRKNIQDFITNEIIPLEKHYDYEKGRMPEDINQQARAKVKALGYWTPHLPKSEGGLGLDLIGTCIIFSELGRSPIAPYIFNCDAPDEGNMHLLSLAATEKQKELILHPLIKGNLRTGFAMTEPAPGAGSDPTTLQTNAEKHGDKYILNGRKWYCTGANGAKYLIVMAKVNGSFRKTTMFLVPTDAKGYTMVREIELMGSHGPGGHCELNFENVEVPEDMILGRIGEGFRLSQERLGPARLTHCMRWTGMARRALSIARSYAKERQVFSSRIADHQGIQWMFAERATEIEMAFLLTLKAAWLLKTGKDARQETSMAKWKVSESLCNTIDMAIQICGGKGYSRDLPLELFYRDARAARIADGPSEVHKMVIGRNYVSEKWDF, from the coding sequence ATGGACTTTGAAATTCCCCAAGAAGTGGAAACACTTCGCAAAAACATCCAAGACTTCATCACAAATGAAATCATTCCTCTGGAAAAACATTACGATTATGAAAAAGGTCGAATGCCAGAAGATATCAACCAGCAAGCACGTGCTAAAGTAAAGGCATTGGGTTATTGGACTCCGCACCTTCCTAAATCAGAGGGTGGGCTGGGTTTAGATTTAATTGGAACTTGTATTATATTTAGTGAACTGGGTCGTTCACCCATTGCTCCTTATATATTTAATTGTGATGCACCTGATGAAGGTAACATGCATTTGCTTTCTCTTGCCGCAACGGAAAAACAAAAAGAACTCATCTTACATCCTTTAATCAAAGGGAACTTACGAACTGGTTTTGCTATGACAGAACCTGCCCCTGGTGCTGGTTCCGATCCAACCACGCTACAAACTAATGCGGAAAAACACGGGGATAAATACATTCTCAACGGCCGTAAATGGTACTGCACTGGAGCCAATGGCGCGAAGTATTTGATTGTGATGGCAAAGGTAAATGGAAGTTTTCGAAAAACCACCATGTTTCTTGTGCCAACAGATGCCAAGGGTTATACGATGGTTCGAGAAATTGAACTTATGGGTTCTCATGGTCCCGGCGGACACTGCGAACTCAATTTTGAGAATGTAGAAGTTCCAGAAGATATGATCCTCGGTCGTATCGGCGAGGGATTTCGACTTTCTCAAGAAAGGCTTGGTCCTGCTCGATTGACTCATTGTATGCGTTGGACAGGGATGGCGAGGCGAGCATTATCGATTGCACGAAGTTATGCGAAAGAAAGGCAAGTCTTTAGTTCTCGGATTGCAGACCACCAAGGAATCCAATGGATGTTTGCGGAACGTGCTACAGAAATTGAAATGGCCTTCCTTCTTACCTTGAAAGCCGCTTGGTTATTAAAAACTGGAAAAGATGCACGCCAAGAAACCTCGATGGCAAAATGGAAGGTGAGTGAATCTTTGTGTAACACCATCGATATGGCGATCCAAATCTGTGGTGGAAAAGGATATTCTCGTGACCTACCGCTTGAGTTATTTTACCGCGATGCTAGGGCAGCAAGGATTGCGGATGGACCATCTGAGGTTCATAAAATGGTGATTGGTCGAAACTATGTATCCGAAAAATGGGATTTTTAA
- a CDS encoding LysM peptidoglycan-binding domain-containing M23 family metallopeptidase, translating into MSKTVDFLKWVLFLATISGFLPLISGPLSLANLEYSNPSLKNLRSEIKENLRISKSGTKREELIPLKYYQYKVRKEDNFFKIMARTGMDLETLSSVNELSSPHDLTPGMVLEIPNMRGTFHPEETLGDEKTKRILVEKYDIDPNKLQYDSEREKWFLPGISMGKSEKSFFYGFGFQFPLTEARISSGFGKRLDPFTKKDTFHGGIDLAAEQGSDVFASMDGEIIFKGKQGGYGNLIIIKHSLGYETRYGHLFDFNINLGQKVKKGQKIGEVGQTGRATGPHLHFEIRRNSKRERPIFRSH; encoded by the coding sequence ATGTCTAAAACCGTCGATTTTCTAAAATGGGTCCTGTTTCTGGCCACTATCAGTGGATTTCTACCCCTCATTTCCGGACCACTTAGCTTAGCGAATTTGGAATATTCCAATCCCTCGCTCAAAAATCTTCGCTCAGAAATCAAAGAAAACTTACGAATCTCAAAATCGGGAACAAAAAGGGAAGAACTCATTCCCCTAAAATACTATCAATACAAGGTCCGGAAAGAGGATAACTTTTTCAAAATTATGGCTCGAACGGGAATGGATTTGGAAACTTTATCTTCTGTCAATGAGCTCAGTTCTCCTCATGACTTAACACCAGGTATGGTTTTAGAAATCCCCAATATGCGTGGAACCTTTCATCCCGAAGAAACTTTAGGGGATGAGAAAACCAAACGAATATTAGTCGAAAAGTATGATATCGATCCCAATAAATTACAATACGATTCAGAGCGAGAAAAATGGTTTTTACCAGGAATCTCTATGGGGAAATCTGAAAAATCTTTCTTCTATGGATTTGGATTTCAGTTTCCATTAACGGAAGCTAGAATCTCATCCGGTTTTGGTAAACGATTAGATCCATTCACTAAAAAGGATACCTTTCATGGTGGAATCGATTTGGCCGCCGAACAAGGATCAGATGTTTTTGCTTCTATGGATGGTGAAATTATTTTTAAAGGTAAACAAGGTGGTTACGGAAACTTAATCATTATAAAACATAGTTTGGGATATGAAACTCGTTACGGACATCTTTTTGATTTTAATATAAACCTAGGTCAGAAAGTAAAAAAGGGACAAAAAATTGGAGAAGTAGGACAAACAGGTAGAGCGACCGGTCCACATTTGCATTTTGAAATTAGAAGAAATTCAAAACGTGAAAGACCTATTTTTCGATCTCATTAA
- a CDS encoding lysostaphin resistance A-like protein, translated as MQNRFFEIFRLTAYSLGLVYVCSFFYSVIFLAFVNNTVLGDRIPEDQILPLYEEYWEGKMDFSAMLTEYEKIVTPIKEQFQKEMTENPSLLLSQFYDKVFSEKPHYLLGHSIPWFLCYVGLGYLLYKKVLQIPVTNLQDELSVPILLRGIANGFICFIVVVIFGLILEKLSVPVESGVFAKKLYDALHGNGYLLAWGIYVVGIITGILEEIFFRGFLLKAFIDKNLAQEGLFIVSLLFGWLHYGEGTSIAIPFIICGVGMFFGYIYIKTGNIWIAMACHATYNSLGLINAYLQLPGVQS; from the coding sequence ATGCAGAATCGTTTTTTTGAGATCTTTCGGCTCACAGCCTATTCATTAGGTCTCGTTTATGTTTGTTCCTTCTTCTATTCCGTTATTTTTTTAGCCTTCGTGAACAATACGGTGCTTGGAGACAGGATTCCCGAAGACCAGATTCTCCCCCTCTATGAAGAGTATTGGGAAGGTAAGATGGATTTTTCCGCAATGCTTACTGAGTATGAAAAAATTGTGACACCTATCAAAGAACAATTCCAAAAGGAAATGACTGAGAATCCAAGTTTACTCTTGTCTCAGTTTTATGATAAGGTGTTTTCAGAAAAACCTCATTATTTATTAGGACATTCGATTCCGTGGTTCTTATGTTATGTGGGCTTGGGATACCTGCTTTATAAAAAGGTATTACAAATTCCTGTTACAAACCTACAAGATGAACTTTCAGTCCCCATATTACTTCGAGGAATCGCAAACGGGTTTATTTGTTTCATCGTAGTCGTCATCTTTGGTTTGATCCTGGAAAAACTGTCAGTTCCAGTTGAGTCGGGAGTGTTTGCAAAAAAACTTTATGATGCCCTTCATGGAAATGGATATCTACTCGCGTGGGGAATTTATGTTGTCGGTATCATTACAGGAATTCTGGAAGAAATCTTTTTTAGAGGTTTTTTATTAAAAGCATTTATCGATAAGAATCTCGCGCAAGAAGGTTTATTCATCGTGTCTTTACTTTTTGGGTGGCTCCATTATGGAGAAGGAACTTCCATCGCCATTCCATTTATTATTTGTGGTGTGGGTATGTTCTTTGGATATATTTATATTAAAACTGGAAATATTTGGATCGCTATGGCCTGTCATGCGACATACAATTCGTTAGGTTTAATCAATGCATACTTGCAACTTCCTGGAGTCCAATCATGA
- a CDS encoding DUF423 domain-containing protein, which produces MNLVKKQSSAVLVLLICLSGFLAVAIGAFGAHGLKKFVSPELMVIFETGNRYHFYHTLAALISFLFLQQSLVLESSNKSKSYLKLATWMFLLGILIFSFSLYALAITGIRILGAITPIGGVSFLIGWISLGFGSYYFFVPKK; this is translated from the coding sequence ATGAATCTTGTCAAGAAGCAATCCTCTGCGGTTTTAGTCCTATTGATTTGCCTTTCCGGTTTTTTAGCAGTTGCCATCGGAGCCTTTGGTGCCCATGGATTAAAAAAATTTGTGAGCCCCGAACTCATGGTGATATTTGAAACGGGAAACCGGTATCATTTTTATCATACGTTGGCAGCACTAATATCCTTTCTTTTTTTGCAACAGTCACTGGTTTTGGAATCGTCAAACAAAAGTAAAAGTTACTTAAAGCTGGCAACTTGGATGTTCCTTTTGGGAATTTTGATTTTTTCTTTCAGTTTGTATGCTCTTGCTATTACGGGAATCCGAATTCTTGGAGCCATCACTCCCATTGGCGGAGTGAGTTTTTTAATTGGCTGGATCAGTTTAGGTTTTGGTTCTTATTATTTCTTTGTCCCAAAGAAATAA